In the Anastrepha obliqua isolate idAnaObli1 chromosome 1, idAnaObli1_1.0, whole genome shotgun sequence genome, one interval contains:
- the LOC129247061 gene encoding uncharacterized protein LOC129247061 isoform X2: MMGMPYFQVKRTPSKRMSFIERAQKESEELVKNMGGSLELDGGRRTRSSTRGTPTRATAVSTPPPAKKARTSPANASNTPSRGRGRGRKIDISEDSEEAKGLAEPPSAKTPEKSETPDKKQDPADKPNNKVSESIDESLPPAEVSEKSIESKGEEAVASASNIDESEDKTDAKADMEPISEEQQNDDEQVTSKEAEAEAPLVQKDDETPMDTGESVPAEEPLADKVVPEPTPAGAEEPTKLESTAEKTTASTTEQSAPIAVPKQLTPEPMDVDSNSKSSDVELVESAAPATSEDSVEVSVPASAAVESTAPLSGTETIQEAKCVNTNIIDAESAVNANNIDNTEADIVEVASQAPAPCDVGSVEYNANTLNATNEVAAIAKTETTVDVANQPAVAESEVNANNDDSAKSGNDLCVPKVVSPSINNANNDGGVATIL; encoded by the exons ATGATGGGTATGCCCTACTTCCAG GTAAAGCGCACTCCATCGAAACGGATGTCTTTCATAGAACGGGCACAAAAAGAAAGTGAAGAGCTAGTTAAGAATATGGGCGGCAGTTTAGAATTGGATGGTGGTCGTCGTACGCGCTCAAGCACACGTGGCACACCAACTCGCGCTACAGCTGTGTCAACTCCACCCCCTGCCAAAAAGGCACGTACCTCGCCCGCTAATGCTAGCAACACACCGTCCCGTGGCCGTGGACGTGGTCGAAAAATAGACATATCAGAAGATTCGGAAGAGGCTAAAGGGTTAGCTGAGCCACCATCGGCAAAAACACCGGAAAAATCAGAAACCCCAGACAAAAAACAG GATCCGGCAGATAAACCCAATAACAAAGTGTCAGAATCGATTGATGAATCATTACCACCCGCCGAGGTCTCGGAAAAGTCCATAGAAAGTAAAGGAGAAGAAGCGGTGGCATCTGCTTCAAATATAGATGAGTCAGAGGATAAAACAGATGCCAAAGCTGACATGGAACCTATTTCAGAAGAACAACAGAATGATGACGAACAAGTAACCAGCAAAGAAGCCGAAGCGGAAGCCCCATTAGTACAGAAAGATGATGAAACACCAATGGATACAGGGGAATCTGTTCCTGCGGAAGAGCCTTTAGCGGATAAAGTTGTTCCAGAGCCAACACCAGCAGGAGCAGAAGAGCCGACAAAATTGGAAAGTACAGCAGAAAAAACAACAGCATCAACTACCGAGCAATCAGCTCCAATCGCGGTGCCAAAACAGCTTACACCAGAACCCATGGATGTTGATTCGAATTCTAAGAGTAGTGATGTTGAGCTAGTTGAATCTGCGGCACCTGCTACGTCTGAAGATTCAGTTGAAGTATCAGTACCGGCATCAGCTGCAGTTGAGAGTACCGCGCCGCTTTCTGGAACTGAAACAATTCAGGAGGCTAAATGTGTTAACACAAATATCATAGATGCAGAATCGGCGGTCAACGCCAATAACATTGATAACACGGAAGCCGATATTGTTGAAGTTGCCTCACAAGCGCCGGCTCCTTGTGATGTGGGGAGCGTAGAATATAATGCAAATACGTTAAATGCAACGAATGAAGTTGCCGCTATCGCAAAAACTGAAACAACTGTAGACGTTGCCAACCAACCTGCTGTAGCAGAAAGCGAAGTCAATGCTAACAATGATGATAGTGCTAAGTCAGGAAATGATTTAT GTGTCCCAAAAGTTGTATCGCCATCGATAAACAATGCAAATAACGATGGTGGTGTAGCAACGATATTGTAA
- the LOC129247061 gene encoding uncharacterized protein LOC129247061 isoform X1, whose protein sequence is MSEVANIDKIEQNTVPVEQTVVEVEAASTPTSAEAETAASPEKQVVNNSIEAESAAGDAGTSAAEAAKIEESSPKVESKKTPVKRTPSKRMSFIERAQKESEELVKNMGGSLELDGGRRTRSSTRGTPTRATAVSTPPPAKKARTSPANASNTPSRGRGRGRKIDISEDSEEAKGLAEPPSAKTPEKSETPDKKQDPADKPNNKVSESIDESLPPAEVSEKSIESKGEEAVASASNIDESEDKTDAKADMEPISEEQQNDDEQVTSKEAEAEAPLVQKDDETPMDTGESVPAEEPLADKVVPEPTPAGAEEPTKLESTAEKTTASTTEQSAPIAVPKQLTPEPMDVDSNSKSSDVELVESAAPATSEDSVEVSVPASAAVESTAPLSGTETIQEAKCVNTNIIDAESAVNANNIDNTEADIVEVASQAPAPCDVGSVEYNANTLNATNEVAAIAKTETTVDVANQPAVAESEVNANNDDSAKSGNDLCVPKVVSPSINNANNDGGVATIL, encoded by the exons ATGTCTGAGGTTGCGAATATTGATAAAATTGAGCAGAATACTGTACCAGTGGAACAGACCGTAGTCGAAGTGGAGGCAGCGAGTACACCAACGTCGGCTGAGGCAGAGACGGCGGCTTCACCCGAAAAGCAAGTGGTCAACAACAGCATCGAGGCTGAATCTGCGGCAGGCGATGCTGGTACGAGCGCTGCGGAGGCGGCCAAAATAGAGGAATCTTCACCAAAAGTGGAGAGCAAGAAGACACCC GTAAAGCGCACTCCATCGAAACGGATGTCTTTCATAGAACGGGCACAAAAAGAAAGTGAAGAGCTAGTTAAGAATATGGGCGGCAGTTTAGAATTGGATGGTGGTCGTCGTACGCGCTCAAGCACACGTGGCACACCAACTCGCGCTACAGCTGTGTCAACTCCACCCCCTGCCAAAAAGGCACGTACCTCGCCCGCTAATGCTAGCAACACACCGTCCCGTGGCCGTGGACGTGGTCGAAAAATAGACATATCAGAAGATTCGGAAGAGGCTAAAGGGTTAGCTGAGCCACCATCGGCAAAAACACCGGAAAAATCAGAAACCCCAGACAAAAAACAG GATCCGGCAGATAAACCCAATAACAAAGTGTCAGAATCGATTGATGAATCATTACCACCCGCCGAGGTCTCGGAAAAGTCCATAGAAAGTAAAGGAGAAGAAGCGGTGGCATCTGCTTCAAATATAGATGAGTCAGAGGATAAAACAGATGCCAAAGCTGACATGGAACCTATTTCAGAAGAACAACAGAATGATGACGAACAAGTAACCAGCAAAGAAGCCGAAGCGGAAGCCCCATTAGTACAGAAAGATGATGAAACACCAATGGATACAGGGGAATCTGTTCCTGCGGAAGAGCCTTTAGCGGATAAAGTTGTTCCAGAGCCAACACCAGCAGGAGCAGAAGAGCCGACAAAATTGGAAAGTACAGCAGAAAAAACAACAGCATCAACTACCGAGCAATCAGCTCCAATCGCGGTGCCAAAACAGCTTACACCAGAACCCATGGATGTTGATTCGAATTCTAAGAGTAGTGATGTTGAGCTAGTTGAATCTGCGGCACCTGCTACGTCTGAAGATTCAGTTGAAGTATCAGTACCGGCATCAGCTGCAGTTGAGAGTACCGCGCCGCTTTCTGGAACTGAAACAATTCAGGAGGCTAAATGTGTTAACACAAATATCATAGATGCAGAATCGGCGGTCAACGCCAATAACATTGATAACACGGAAGCCGATATTGTTGAAGTTGCCTCACAAGCGCCGGCTCCTTGTGATGTGGGGAGCGTAGAATATAATGCAAATACGTTAAATGCAACGAATGAAGTTGCCGCTATCGCAAAAACTGAAACAACTGTAGACGTTGCCAACCAACCTGCTGTAGCAGAAAGCGAAGTCAATGCTAACAATGATGATAGTGCTAAGTCAGGAAATGATTTAT GTGTCCCAAAAGTTGTATCGCCATCGATAAACAATGCAAATAACGATGGTGGTGTAGCAACGATATTGTAA
- the LOC129244915 gene encoding deoxyhypusine hydroxylase: MVTQEEIKAIGAVLNSKERPLKERFRALFTLKNLGGATAIEEISRGFTDDSALLKHELAYCLGQMQDKKAINILTKVLADTTQEPMVRHEAGEALGAISAPEVIPILEQYKEDPVVEVAETCLIALERVCWHQSGQKVDDSNPYSSVDPSPPTAGDKTVEELKTIYLDPKHSLFDRYRAMFSLRNLRTPESVLAIAEGLKDSSALFRHEVAFVLGQIQEPCSIPYLKENLEDRNENEMVRHECAEALGAIATEECINILNRFAEDEQRVVKESCEIALDMCEYENSPEFQYADGLAKMSA, from the coding sequence ATGGTTACTCAGGAGGAAATAAAGGCCATCGGTGCAGTACTAAATAGTAAAGAACGTCCACTGAAAGAACGTTTTCGTGCATTATTTACACTAAAAAATCTTGGAGGCGCTACAGCAATAGAAGAAATCAGTCGGGGATTCACAGATGACTCAGCGCTGTTAAAGCATGAGCTAGCGTATTGTCTTGGACAAATGCAAGATAAAAaagctataaatattttaacaaaagttCTCGCTGATACAACACAAGAACCGATGGTTCGCCATGAAGCCGGTGAAGCACTTGGCGCTATCAGTGCACCTGAAGTTATACCGATATTGGAGCAGTACAAAGAGGACCCTGTAGTAGAAGTAGCAGAAACATGTTTAATTGCACTAGAACGTGTTTGCTGGCATCAGAGCGGACAAAAAGTAGATGATAGCAATCCCTATTCATCCGTCGATCCCTCACCCCCTACGGCTGGTGACAAAACAGTTGAAGAACTAAAAACAATCTACTTAGATCCAAAGCATAGTTTGTTTGATCGCTACCGCGCTATGTTCAGCCTTCGAAATCTACGAACCCCTGAAAGTGTTTTAGCCATCGCAGAAGGCTTGAAAGACTCTTCAGCACTATTTCGGCACGAGGTAGCATTTGTATTGGGTCAAATACAAGAACCTTGCAGTATTCCTTATCTTAAGGAGAATTTGGAAGACCGAAACGAAAATGAAATGGTACGTCACGAGTGTGCCGAAGCTTTGGGGGCAATTGCTACAGAAGAATGTATTAATATTCTAAACCGCTTCGCAGAGGATGAACAACGCGTTGTAAAGGAGAGTTGTGAGATAGCATTGGATATGTGCGAGTATGAGAACAGTCCGGAATTCCAGTATGCAGATGGTTTAGCAAAAATGAGTGCCTAA
- the LOC129244932 gene encoding nucleoside diphosphate kinase — MIGSILAFFSLFSYAMAANKERTFIMVKPDGVQRGLVGKIIERFEQKGFKLVAMKFTWASKDLLEKHYADLSARPFFPGLVNYMSSGPVVPMVWEGLNVVKTGRQMLGATNPADSLPGTIRGDFCIQVGRNIIHGSDAVESANKEIALWFNEKELVSWQPAAEGWVYE, encoded by the exons atgattGGTTCAATTCTGGCATTCTTCTCGTTGTTCTCATACGCAATGGCAGCAAATAAGGAGCGTACTTTCATCATGGTGAAACCCGATGGAGTCCAACGTGGACTCGTCGGCAAGATCATCGAGCGCTTCGAACAAAAGGGCTTCAAATTGGTGGCTATGAAGTTCACATGG GCATCAAAGGATCTTTTGGAGAAACACTATGCTGATTTGTCTGCCCGTCCCTTCTTCCCCGGTTTGGTCAACTACATGAGTTCTGGTCCAGTGGTTCCCATGGTGTGGGAGGGTTTGAATGTTGTGAAGACCGGTCGCCAAATGTTGGGTGCCACCAACCCAGCTGACTCCCTGCCCGGCACCATTCGTGGTGATTTCTGCATCCAGGTAGGCCGTAACATCATCCACGGCTCCGACGCTGTAGAATCGGCAAACAAGGAAATCGCTCTTTGGTTCAACGAGAAAGAGTTGGTATCATGGCAACCAGCTGCTGAGGGTTGGGTATACGAATAA
- the LOC129244925 gene encoding uncharacterized protein LOC129244925, whose product MTHSYKANFKISSISQLKNSIQNIVTNVKQLEELADVNGASVTLVNRLMQQTDDLLVVVENSSLERFANKVKKRRIQRKLKKLKRKQIKTVAGKKTTLKTKTSSTSTLVSPTVEAPSLTSHIKPVSSTVHPTQSMSKKLHNHHYDAQRFLRTFELLKMLHFSRGRSENKTREFAAQLHDLRATWSKVLKENTSECSKEKNVEDQWTEVFFGPAELSYYGGEQKISDFLRVRHIWDSYLTHSKHGSCIHCGWVLPHENSAVEWQEYRFT is encoded by the coding sequence ATGACTCATTCctataaagcaaattttaaaatctcaaGTATTTCGCAATTAAAGAATAGCATACAAAATATCGTTACTAATGTTAAGCAGTTGGAAGAGTTGGCAGACGTTAATGGAGCTTCTGTAACGCTTGTGAACAGATTGATGCAGCAAACCGATGACCTGCTCGTCGTAGTAGAGAATTCGTCGTTAGAAAGATTTGCCAATAAGGTGAAGAAAAGGAGAATACAGCGTAAACTCAAGAAGTTgaaaaggaaacaaataaaaacagttGCAGGGAAGAAAACCACTTTGAAGACAAAAACATCTTCAACATCCACATTAGTATCGCCAACTGTTGAAGCACCTTCGCTTACTTCTCATATCAAACCTGTGTCGTCTACAGTTCACCCAACTCAATCGATGTCAAAAAAGCTTCATAATCACCACTACGACGCTCAACGCTTCCTGCGGACGTTTGAATTGCTAAAAATGTTGCATTTCTCACGTGGAAGAAGCGAGAATAAAACAAGAGAATTCGCCGCACAACTACACGATTTGCGCGCCACTTGGAGCAAAGTGTTAAAAGAGAACACGTCCGAgtgttcaaaagaaaaaaatgtagaggACCAATGGACCGAGGTTTTCTTTGGACCTGCTGAACTCTCGTATTATGGCGGTGAGCAAAAAATTAGCGATTTCCTGCGGGTAAGGCACATCTGGGATAGTTATCTGACGCATAGTAAACACGGCTCCTGTATACACTGTGGTTGGGTCTTACCCCACGAAAATTCTGCAGTAGAGTGGCAGGAATACAGATTTACGTGA
- the LOC129244939 gene encoding tubulin-specific chaperone A, whose translation MADPRLRQLTIKTGVVKRLTKEKTVCEKEVGIEQKRLERFKSEGADEHVLRKQQEVISECLMMVPDTLHRLKRELEALTKFLSDEEELKETKEYETATQVVNEAKNVLANTN comes from the exons ATGGCCGATCCGCGCTTGCGACAGTTAACGATCAAAACGGGCGTTGTGAAGCGTTTGACAAAAGAGAAAACAGTTTGTGAAAAGGAGGTGGGGATAGAGCAGAAACGCTTAGAAAGATTCAAAAGTGAGGGGGCCGATGAGCATGTTTTAAGGAAGCAACAAGAAGTAATCTCGGAGTGTTTGATGATGGTGCCAGACACTTTGCATAG ATTGAAAAGGGAGTTGGAAGCTCTGACAAAATTTTTGTCAGACGAGGAAGAGctaaaagaaacaaaagaataCGAAACCGCAACGCAAGTAGTAAACGAGGCAAAGAACGTGCTTGCGAATACAAACTAA
- the LOC129253065 gene encoding elongation factor 1-alpha 2, with product MGKEKTHINIVVIGHVDSGKSTTTGHLIYKCGGIDKRTIEKFEKEAQEMGKGSFKYAWVLDKLKAERERGITIDIALWKFETQKYYVTIIDAPGHRDFIKNMITGTSQADCAVLIVAAGTGEFEAGISKNGQTREHALLAFTLGVKQLIVGVNKMDSTEPPYSEARYEEIKKEVSSYIKKIGYNPASVAFVPISGWHGDNMLEPSEKMPWFKGWTVERKEGKVEGKCLIDALDAIMPPQRPTDKPLRLPLQDVYKIGGIGTVPVGRVETGILKPGMVVNFAPVNLVTEVKSVEMHHEALSEALPGDNVGFNVKNVSVKELRRGYVAGDSKNCPPKGAADFTAQVIVLNHPGQIANGYTPVLDCHTAHIACKFAEIKEKCDRRTGKTTETDPKAIKSGDAAIILLVPTKPLCVESFQEFPPLGRFAVRDMRQTVAVGVIKSVTFKETTSGKVTKAAEKAQKKK from the exons ATGGGTAAAGAAAAGACGCATATTAATATTGTCGTTATTGGTCATGTGGACTCCGGTAAGTCGACCACCACTGGTCATTTGATTTACAAGTGCGGCGGCATTGATAAGCGTACGATTGAGAAGTTTGAAAAGGAGGCCCAAGAAATGGGTAAGGGATCCTTTAAGTATGCTTGGGTCTTGGACAAACTGAAGGCCGAACGTGAGCGTGGCATTACCATTGATATTGCCTTATGGAAATTCGAGACGCAGAAATACTATGTGACCATCATTGATGCGCCTGGACATCGtgatttcatcaaaaacatgatTACCGGTACTTCGCAGGCCGATTGCGCGGTATTGATTGTTGCTGCCGGTACCGGTGAATTCGAAGCCGGCATCTCTAAGAATGGCCAGACGCGTGAGCATGCCCTACTAGCATTCACTTTGGGTGTAAAACAATTGATTGTTGGCGTGAATAAGATGGACTCCACTGAGCCACCATACAGCGAGGCCCGCTATGAGGAAATCAAGAAGGAGGTATCATCGTACATCAAGAAGATTGGCTATAATCCGGCTTCAGTGGCGTTCGTACCGATTTCCGGTTGGCATGGCGACAACATGCTTGAACCATCTGAGAAGATGCCATGGTTTAAGGGTTGGACTGTTGAGCGCAAGGAAGGTAAAGTGGAGGGCAAGTGTTTGATTGATGCGCTGGATGCAATTATGCCACCACAGCGGCCCACCGACAAGCCACTGCGTCTGCCACTGCAGGACGTTTACAAGATTGGTGGTATCGGCACGGTGCCAGTGGGACGTGTGGAAACGGGTATACTAAAACCAG GTATGGTGGTTAATTTTGCACCGGTCAATTTGGTAACTGAAGTAAAGTCTGTGGAGATGCATCACGAGGCACTGTCCGAAGCATTGCCCGGCGATAATGTGGGCTTCAATGTAAAGAACGTTTCGGTAAAAGAGTTGCGGCGTGGTTATGTAGCTGGTGACTCTAAGAATTGCCCACCCAAGGGTGCAGCTGACTTTACCGCTCAG GTGATTGTACTTAATCATCCTGGTCAAATTGCAAACGGCTATACTCCGGTATTGGATTGTCACACCGCTCATATCGCTTGCAAATTCGctgaaatcaaagaaaaatgcgaTCGCCGTACTGGTAAGACCACCGAAACTGATCCGAAGGCTATTAAATCCGGTGATGCGGCTATCATATTATTGGTACCGACTAAGCCGTTATGTGTTGAGAGTTTTCAAGAGTTTCCGCCGCTTGGGCGTTTCGCTGTACGCGATATGAGGCAAACAGTTGCTGTGGGGGTCATAAAGTCAGTCACCTTTAAAGAGACAACCTCGGGTAAAGTCACAAAAGCCGCCGAGAAGGCACAGAAGAAGAAATAA